One segment of Macaca fascicularis isolate 582-1 chromosome 2, T2T-MFA8v1.1 DNA contains the following:
- the COPB2 gene encoding coatomer subunit beta', which translates to MPLRLDIKRKLTARSDRVKSVDLHPTEPWMLASLYNGSVCVWNHETQTLVKTFEVCDLPVRAAKFVARKNWVVTGADDMQIRVFNYNTLERVHMFEAHSDYIRCIAVHPTQPFILTSSDDMLIKLWDWDKKWSCSQVFEGHTHYVMQIVINPKDNNQFASASLDRTIKVWQLGSSSPNFTLEGHEKGVNCIDYYSGGDKPYLISGADDRLVKIWDYQNKTCVQTLEGHAQNVSCASFHPELPIIITGSEDGTVRIWHSSTYRLESTLNYGMERVWCVASLRGSNNVALGYDEGSIIVKLGREEPAMSMDANGKIIWAKHSEVQQANLKAMGDAEIKDGERLPLAVKDMGSCEIYPQTIQHNPNGRFVVVCGDGEYIIYTAMALRNKSFGSAQEFAWAHDSSEYAIRESNSVVKIFKNFKEKKSFKPDFGAESIYGGFLLGVRSVNGLAFYDWDNTELIRRIEIQPKHIFWSDSGELVCIATEESFFILKYLSEKVLAAQETHEGVTEDGIEDAFEVLGEIQEIVKTGLWVGDCFIYTSSVNRLNYYVGGEIVTIAHLDRTMYLLGYIPKDNRLYLGDKELNIVSYSLLVSVLEYQTAVMRRDFSMADKVLPTIPKEQRTRVAHFLEKQGFKQQALTVSTDPEHRFELALQLGELKIAYQLAVEAESEQKWKQLAELAISKCQFGLAQECLHHAQDYGGLLLLATASGNANMVNKLAEGAERDGKNNVAFMSYFLQGKVDACLELLIRTGRLPEAAFLARTYLPSQVSRVVKLWRENLSKVNQKAAESLADPTEYENLFPGLKEAFVVEEWVKETHADLWPAKQYPLVTPNEERNVMEEAKGFQPSRSTAQQELDGKPASPTPVIVASHTANKEEKSLLELEVDLDNLELEDIDTTDINLDEDILDD; encoded by the exons ATG cCTTTGCGACTTGATATCAAAAGAAAGCTAACTGCTAGATCTGATCGAGTTAAGAGTGTGGATTTGCATCCTACAGAGCCATGGATGTTGGCAAGTCTTTACAATGGCAGTGTATGTGTTTGGAATCATGAAACACAG acacTGGTGAAGACATTTGAAGTATGTGATCTTCCTGTTCGAGCTGCAAAGTTTGTTGCAAGGAAGAATTGGGTTGTGACAGGAGCA GATGACATGCAGATTAGAGTGTTCAATTACAATACTCTGGAGAGAGTTCATATGTTTGAAGCACACTCAGACTACATTCGCTGTATTGCTGTTCATCCAACCCAGCCTTTCATTCTAACTAGCAGTG ATGACATGCTTATTAAGCTCTGGGACTGGGATAAAAAATGGTCTTGCTCACAAGTGTTTGAAGGACACACCCATTATGTTATGCAGATTGTGATCAACCCCAAAGATAACAATCAGTTTGCCAGTGCCTCTTTGGACAGGACTATCAAG GTATGGCAGTTGGGCTCTTCGTCACCAAACTTCACTTTGGAAGGACATGAGAAGGGCGTGAATTGTATTGATTACTACAGTGGTGGGGACAAACCATACCTCATTTCAGGTGCAGATGACCGTCTTGTTAAAATATGGGATTATCAG AATAAAACATGTGTACAGACACTGGAAGGACATGCCCAAAATGTGTCTTGTGCCAGCTTTCATCCTGAGTTGCCAATCATTATCACAGGTTCAGAAGATG GAACAGTACGTATTTGGCATTCAAGCACCTACCGGCTTGAGAGCACACTGAATTATGGAATGGAGAGAGTATGGTGCGTGGCCAGTCTAAGAGGGTCAAACAATGTCGCTTTGGGCTATGATGAAGGGAGCATCATTGTTAAG CTTGGTCGGGAGGAACCTGCCATGTCCATGGATGCCAATGGAAAGATAATTTGGGCCAAGCATTCAGAAGTCCAGCAGGCCAACCTAAAAGCAATGGGAGATGCTGAAATTAAAGATGGAGAAAGATTGCCACTGGCAGTAAAGGATATGGGCAGTTGTGAAATATACCCTCAGACTATTCAGCACAATCCTAATGGGCG GtttgtggtggtgtgtggtgaTGGGGAGTATATCATCTACACAGCAATGGCATTGAGAAACAAGAGCTTTGGATCTGCTCAGGAGTTTGCATGGGCCCACGATTCTTCAGA GTATGCAATAAGAGAGAGCAACAGTGTTGTAAAGATATTTAAgaactttaaggaaaaaaaatcatttaaaccaGATTTTGGAGCAGAAA GTATCTATGGCGGCTTCTTATTGGGAGTCAGATCTGTAAATGGCTTAGCTTTCTATGACTGGGACAATACAGAACTCATACGAAGAATTGAAATTCAGCCCAAACAT ATTTTCTGGTCTGACTCTGGAGAGCTAGTCTGTATTGCTACTGAGGAATCATTTTTTATCCTTAAGTATCTGTCAGAAAAAGTCTTGGCTGCACAGGAAACACATGAGGGAGTTACTGAAGATGGCATTGAAGATGCCTTTGAG gTTCTTGGTGAGATTCAGGAAATTGTGAAAACGGGGCTTTGGGTAGGCGATTGCTTCATTTACACAAGTTCTGTGAACAGATTAAATTATTATGTTGGAGGAGAAATAGTCACCATTGCCCACTTGGACAG GACGATGTATCTCCTAGGCTACATTCCTAAAGACAACAGGCTTTATCTAGGGGATAAAGAATTGAACATCGTTAGCTATTCCCTGCTGGTTTCAGTCCTGGAATACCAGACAGCCGTCATGCGGAGGGACTTTAGCATGGCTGATAAGGTCCTTCCTACCATTCCAAAAGAACAGAGGACCAGAGTTGCACACTTTTTGGAAAAACAG gGCTTCAAGCAGCAAGCTCTTACAGTATCCACAGATCCTGAGCATCGTTTTGAGCTTGCTCTTCAACTTGGAGAGTTAAAAATTGCATACCAGTTAGCAGTGGAAGCAGAG TCAGAACAGAAGTGGAAACAACTTGCTGAACTTGCCATTAGTAAATGTCAGTTTGGCCTAGCCCAGGAGTGCCTGCACCATGCACAGGATTATGGGGGCCTGCTGCTTTTGGCCACTGCCTCTGGAAATGCTAATATGGTGAACAAGCTAGCAGAGGGTGCGGAGAGAGATGGCAAAAATAATGTGGCATTCATGAGCTACTTTTTACAGGGCAA GGTTGATGCCTGCCTAGAGCTCTTGATTAGAACTGGACGGCTGCCAGAAGCTGCCTTCCTGGCCCGAACTTACTTACCCAGTCAGGTTTCAAG GGTAGTGAAACTCTGGAGAGAGAATCTCTCAAAAGTCAATCAGAAAGCAGCAGAATCCCTTGCTGATCCAACAGAGTATGAAAACCTATTCCCTGGATTAAAAGAAGCCTTTGTTGTGGAAGAATGGGTGAAGGAAACACATGCTGATCTGTGGCCAGCCAAACAGTACCCACTTGTCACG CCAAATGAAGAGAGAAATGTCATGGAAGAGGCAAAAGGCTTTCAGCCCTCAAGATCTACAGCTCAACAG GAACTTGATGGGAAACCTGCTTCTCCTACTCCAGTTATTGTGGCCTCCCACACAgccaacaaagaagaaaag AGTTTACTCGAACTAGAAGTAGATTTGGATAATTTGGAATTAGAAGATATTGACACAACAGATATCAATCTGGATGAAGATATTTTGGATGACTGA